The nucleotide sequence GCTTCTTTGacattcctttttattttctatatataCGGCCAGCCCGGCACGTCGTCTCTGAAGCAGAAGAACCAAAGGCCCAGGCCCAGGCCCAGTGGCTAGACATGCGCAGAGTCCTTTCTCCTActatcgccgtcgccgccgtcaaGCATGATGCCCTTGTACCACATGGCACAGGCGATGTAGACGGCGAGGTCGACGAGCGAGAGCGCGGCGAGGAGGAAGTAGAACCTGTCCAGGTGGCCGGAGTTGAGGTTCCCAGGGATCCACCCCGGACGCTTCTCCCCGGCGGTGAGGCTCGTGACCACGCTCACCAGCATGATGCTCACGTAGTTCCCCAGCGAGATGGACGCCATGCACAGCGCGCTGCCGAAGCTCTTGACGCCGTCGGGCGCCTGCCCGTTGAAGAACTCCAGCTGGCCCACGTACATGAACACCTCCGACGCCCCGATCAGCGCGTACTGCGGCACCTGCCACAGCACGCTCAGGGAGCTCGGCCGGTCCGGGGCTGCCACGCGCTTcagccgctccacctccaccacgcCGGCCACCACCATCGCCGCCATGCCGATCACGAGCCCGACGCCCATGCGCTGCAGCTCGGTCAGGCCCTGCGGGTTGCCCGACAGCCGGGCCATGACGGGCACCAGGACCCGCCGGTAGATGGCGATGAACACCAGCACGCTGAGGACGTCGAACAGCGACATGCTCGCGGCGGGGAAGTGGAACGACCCGATGTTAGTGTTCATGGTGGCGCCCTGCTCCACGAACAGCGACGCCATCTGGGTGAACACCACCGAATACACGATCGTGCTCAGCCAGATGGGCAGCATCTTCAGGATGCACTTCACCTCCTCCACCTGCGTCACCGTGCAGAGCCGCCACGGGCTCTCCATCTTCTCCCCCTCGGTGATCGTCGCCGCCTTGTCGAGGAACCTGAGCTCGTCGCTGTGAAGGATCTTGCGGATGCCCGAGATCTTAGGGTCCTCTCCTTGCACCTCGTGGAGGAGCTCGCCACGGGGAACCTCAGCGTGCCACTTGCGGAACGCGGCGACGAACACCTGCGCGACGCGGGTCAGCGGGTTGCCGCTCGGCTTGAAGTGCCGGTAGTTGGGCGTGCCGAGCAAGAAGAGCACGAGCGccagcgcggcggcggccgccgagaCCCAGAACCCCATGACCCACCGCCCTGAGTCCTCGTAGTACACCAGCACCGTGTTGGAGAACAGGGACCCGACGTTGAGCGCCAGGTAGAAGTAGCTGAAGAAGGCGACCTTGGAGCGCGCCTCCTTGGGGTCCGTCTCGTCGAACTGGTCCGACCCGAACGTCGCGATGGAAGGCTGGTACCCTCCGTTGCCGAACGCGATCATGTAGGTGGACAGGTAGAACAGCGCGACGCCGGGCGCCGACGGCTCGTCGCAGTGCGCCTTGACGCCGCCGCAGCCGGAGGGCTTCACCAACAAGAACCATGAGGCAAGCGACAGGATCACCAGGCCCTGACCAAGAACAGACACAGGCAAGTTCAGAACAGCGCACCGACAGAAAAAGGATCGATCACAGAAACAGGAGACTAATGGTTGGTCAGTGCAGTGTCTGGAGATGATCGCACCGTCACGTAGATGATCTGAAAGATGGCTACATGTGACGTATCGGCCCCAGTAGGAGTCGCTGAGGAAGGCGCCGATGAGCGAGAAGATGTAGACGGTCCCTGTCCACTTGCTGATGTTGTTGGCCGCCTCGGCGTTGCCCTGGTGGAGCACCCGGCGCAGGAACACCACCAGGTTCACACCGACGCCGAAGAAGGCGCACGTCGCGAGTCCATAGTTAGCTGCATCAGGAACAGACGTGATCCAGTTAGTTTCAGCCCTCACTACATCTGATCAGCGGTTTTGGGCCCACAACCAATACTGTGACATCTGTCTGAGCTTAGTTCAGGTTCCGAATGTATGTTAAACAGAGTTATATGGATCATGCCAGAGTGAATCGATGAGGGGGCAAAACATAGTGGAAAACCCTGAAGAGTACTAGGATGCTTTTCCAGTGAATTAGTGATGGAGTAACCCTCCTCACTTTGGAGTTTGTTGCTATTCAGCCGAAGAAGGGGTTCTCGTTGAAGGTCCAGTTTGGATTCTGAACTGCATTCAACTCAGGCAGGCAATACATGGGAATATATGCTTGCAAACGGAAAAGGTTGCAGTGATAAATTACACAGTTGAAATGTTGAGTTAACTGTTCCATTCTGGAGTTCTTTACAAAATCAGAATCTTGTAACTATAGCAATCATGTACAGAGCGAGTCATTACTGATCAGGCATCATGTGAGATGTTTACaacatttctttctttttttttaaaaaaaaaaagagcagcTTTTACCTAACAACAGGATGGCAGATCTCCATCTTCCGGTGGCTGTCTTGACAGCTGGGTTTCCTCGTCTGTCCATGGACCCATCTTCAGCGATGGGAGACGTCCACTTCGAATCAACAGTGGTAGCATCCATCACCTTGTTCAGTGAGTTTTCTGAACCTACACAGTTCTGCAGACTGCTTCATCAATTATTCAGAAAATAAACCAACAGTTAGTCACCAGAAATTCCAATGTCACTTTTTTGGTTCTTCACAACCTCCTTGTCTGTCTTTTTAGTTGCTGTACTATGTACTGTATTGAATGAACTATTTCATTTAGGATACTGTTACACAGCAGTCCTGCATACATGATGTGGAAACTCAGCAACTATTCCGATTAAAATGTTCTAGTAGTAACTGAATTCTGAAATACGTATATACCAGTACTAACAGGATACCCTTTTGTTGCTTAATTTATCCCCTGCGGCTTCTTCAGGAATTTATGCAGCCTTTCCCTAACGAAGCCTTGAGCCAGCAAGATTTACCCTGTGATTgagatatatataataatatctcATGTTAGGGATGAAGTAACAATAGATTACAAAAACATAACGCTTCCTAATTTAGATCCACAACTATTAATTAACCTAATGATAACAAAGCTGAGCATGCAGAAGATGCCTTTTTTCTGCTCCCGAAGTGCACTAGCGTAGAAACAAGCAGAGACGGGCATCATGTGCCGCTGTCAGCTGGCTCTTTTTGTCATGATCTGGTCTGCACGTATCAATATCAGACACTACTCCAGAAACGAAGCAGCTACCTGTCCGTCCGGCCAAAGCATCGTGTAAACCATGCACGCCCATATAGTGATATAGGCAATAGGCATAGGCCGGCTCGATAACAATGATGTCGTACGTTGTGCACACAGCAGCAAATTAAACGGAAGGGTTGTTTCTTTTACCATGCACACCAACAGAATCACTTCAGTTTAGCAGGGCGGCTGTGACTGATGATGAGTTCCTTGCGCATGCATGTTTCAGAAGCGAACTCTTACAAAAATCAGTTTACTATCCTTCGTTCCTACTAGTTGTATCGCAAAGGACGGACAGATAACTTGATGGCAACTGTGAGATGCGACTAACACTCTAACTCGGATAGATTATTAATATATAAGCATATGTACGTGCACGCGTACCTTCCTTGATAAATCCTCCGGTGCGACCACGCAGCAACTTCTCCGGCGACGGGGACGATAGGCACGTCAGGAAGAACGAGACCGGAGCCAGCACTTGTACCTCGACGACGCCGGCAAGGCCTCCAGTCATTTACCGGACAAACTCCCAACAGACGTGGCCGCGGCCGGCGATGAGCACTCTCTCTGTCTCTCAACAAGTAACGACTACGTGCGTGCAGCGCAGTGGTGGCGCCCGCGCGTGGCCAACGATGACCGATCTCCTCTTCCTCTCGGTTCCTCTCCACCACCGGCGGCAATGCAGCAGCAGACGGCGAGTGGGGAGCGGATAGGAGAGGTGCGGGCGGTTTGGACCTTGGGGGGGCGCACGGCCGCGTATTTATGGACGCCGGGAGCCGGACGGGGAGGGGCAGTGACACGACCCGACCGGCAGGCGGCAGCGGCCAGCGGGCAGCGGAGTGAAGTGTTGGTGGCGGTGTTCGTTTTCTCCTACGGCCTGCGGGTAAAGCGAGCACGGCGACACATGTGGCACCGTGCATGGGCCGTGGCCAGCTGTTTTCTTGACCCCATTTCCCCCAGAAAGACGGAGATCTTGTGACTCGTGACCCGGGGGCTCCTCGCTGCCGACCGATCGAGCCCTTGCAATCCTTGGTAGAGtgatttatttttcttcttctttttaatcGTGCTACTAATTTAGCGAAATCCTTGCCACGCGAGCTAGGGATTTAGGTGTGCACTCTTCATCCTCTTGGCTCTTGCTAAGTCACCCGCGATCTTCTTCTGGATTTGAGAAAAATGGTGCCTTCTGTGGATGTACTCCGTAGAGGGATATCCAGGCCGGAGACGGCTGGCTCCAAGGGCTGTCGACGACCGAGATGATGAGGTGGCATCAACGGCCGTGATGCCCGCCTCAGCGGGTTGGCATCGGAGTGGCTAGGGAAGACCGCAATGGAGTGTGGAAATACTGTACCAGAGCCGGGGCAGAGCATGGTGTTTGGTAAGGTTAGAAAACCTTTTGGAAATCATATAGGGCGTtcatttttatccaagctcataacTGGCATGCTTACCAGGGCTGTAAATTTGTCAACAAAATACTTTTCATTCCTAAATTTGACCTCGTGAGTAGCTGGAACAACAGTACTGAAGCACGAGCAGCTAATAAAGTGCTAAACACGTGAAAATAAGGTGATGATGATGTAGATGCATCCCCTAGCCAAGTCGTAGCAAATGATTCTAGACAAGAAAAATAATTAAGGGCGTACGTCGCTGTGGATGTCCTCTTGGTGTGTGACGATGCATACGCGACCGCGACTGAGTGGTCATGGCTACCTAATTGACCGGCCGGCGCCGATGCACGCGAGCGCAGTTGTCCCGTCTCGTTTTCCACGTTGCATTGTGCGCTTGTGCCGTCGTCTTGAGACTAACATGGTACAGTAATAGTAATAATGGACATCCAGGTACATGGCAAAGTACTGGTTGGTCCTTGTGTGACTTGTGTGGGGCGGGGTCCCAAGGCGTATATATGCGAATCGGCGTGATATTGATGCATCAGTGAAGTTTCACGCACGGTTGCTTCCAGTTTTCACGCTGCTTTATGCCTTTATCTGTATACCTGACCACATACGTCCATGAACCATGATAATACGTCCATGATGACCCAACACGCTGAGCGCTGCTGCTTTTAGGCGTGGTTTTCGCCTTATCAGCATTGCGCCGATGATAGCCACAACCACTTTCTGGTTGGGTCGTTGGATTGATCCGCAAATCGAACGTCAAAAGGATTCAGATGTTTTGTCCTCGTCGATTATACTCTGGTACTGGAGATCGGTGGCCTCGTTGCTCGCTAGCTCTACCGGTATATATGACGGCGAGTAGTTCATGCGAAGTTGGTTTCCTGTGTCGATCGAAATGAATATTGTGACGTGTACACCGACAGCCATACGGCATCTATTCCAGAAAACACTCGGATGTACTACCTACAAACTTGGAAGAGAACGGTGCTGCCGGATTAAGAAATTGTCGTGTTTTATTATTACACCACAAGTTCATTCATGGCACGGAACAACGCAGGTACGTGCAAGTTCGGACTCATCAGgggcacgcatgcatgcatgttacTCCATGATATTTCACTATAATACACGGGCACACGGCGCAGCAGGCGCTAGCTAGCGCCTGTTTGCGCGGCACAGCTCATATCTGCACACCGGTCGATATGGACGTCGCTGCCACGGTACAGAGACTAGGCGACTAGGCTAGGGTAGGCAGCTGTGGGGGCACGTTTGTACCACAGTGAGAGCGAGTACGAGTACGTACCAGAAGCGTCGTCGCCGTAGAGCCCAAAGCGAAACCTTTCACTGCCAACTCCGGGCAAGTAAGCGGAGGTACCCACCCTACAACGTACTGTAGGCATCGTGGTGGTACAAGGAATCTCGCGCAAAGTCCAAGCAGCAGGTGAGGTGACCCATCGGTCGGTCGtcttggccttgtttagattaccccaaaattccaagttttttcactctctctccatcacatcaatttttagccacttgcatggagcattaaatgtaggtaaaaaaaaaaactaattgcacagtttagttggaaatcacgagatgaatcttttgaacttagttggtccacgattggacaatatttaccaaataagacgaaagtgctactattcatcgggttgaaatttttctcaatctaaacaaggccttgggaTGAGCCGTGCGACGCTTTGCATAGTTGCGCGCATGGCTGTGGCTGCACGCATGCACGGTGACAGGCCTCGGAGTCGTGTGACAGCACTGCCTTTTGTTGTCGTCGTGCGCTTTAGACCG is from Miscanthus floridulus cultivar M001 chromosome 7, ASM1932011v1, whole genome shotgun sequence and encodes:
- the LOC136467619 gene encoding LOW QUALITY PROTEIN: protein NRT1/ PTR FAMILY 7.3-like (The sequence of the model RefSeq protein was modified relative to this genomic sequence to represent the inferred CDS: deleted 1 base in 1 codon), translated to MDATTVDSKWTSPIAEDGSMDRRGNPAVKTATGRWRSAILLLANYGLATCAFFGVGVNLVVFLRRVLHQGNAEAANNISKWTGTVYIFSLIGAFLSDSYWGRYVTCAIFQIIYVTGLVILSLASWFLLVKPSGCGGVKAHCDEPSAPGVALFYLSTYMIAFGNGGYQPSIATFGSDQFDETDPKEARSKVAFFSYFYLALNVGSLFSNTVLVYYEDSGRWVMGFWVSAAAAALALVLFLLGTPNYRHFKPSGNPLTRVAQVFVAAFRKWHAEVPRGELLHEVQGEDPKISGIRKILHSDELRFLDKAATITEGEKMESPWRLCTVTQVEEVKCILKMLPIWLSTIVYSVVFTQMASLFVEQGATMNTNIGSFHFPAASMSLFDVLSVLVFIAIYRRVLVPVMARLSGNPQGLTELQRMGVGLVIGMAAMVVAGVVEVERLKRVAAPDRPSSLSVLWQVPQYALIGASEVFMYVGQLEFFNGQAPDGVKSFGSALCMASISLGNYVSIMLVSVVTSLTAGEKRPGWIPGNLNSGHLDRFYFLLAALSLVDLAVYIACAMWYKGIMLDGGDGDSRRKDSAHV